A window from Scleropages formosus chromosome 17, fSclFor1.1, whole genome shotgun sequence encodes these proteins:
- the rimbp2b gene encoding RIMS-binding protein 2 isoform X2: MREAAERRQQLQLEHEQALAVLTAKQQEIDLLQKAQVEAKKEHEGAVLLLEAKVRELEEKCRTQSEQFNLLSKELEKFRLQAGKLDLITSGPLTARESPDSPNKSLSQLLNGLSAPIGKGNESPTHRAVISEFIRPLQVTGEKPELLSVKPTFLSRTRAGSPRPAVLPEMDSELSSTTRSKARYTGKVRLCIARYSYNPYDGPNENPEAELPLVAGKYLYVYGTMDEDGFYEGELLDGQRGLVPSNFVDFVQDEEVSSVQPGDGIKEPGYLGHGGAGLAGLGGLVQDSKLDGPGVGGGLVADLLGSCSNGTGTLDVSIDEIGEDIVPYPRKITLIKQLAKSVIVGWEPPLVPPGWGSIGGYNVLVDKEVRATVPFGGRTKSLIEKLNLATCTYRVSVQSVTERGPSDELRCTLLVGKDVVVAPYCVRVDNITQVSAELAWMPSNSNYSHTIFVNDAEYDAVKAANYKYQFFNLKPMTVYKVKVVAQPHQMPWQLPLEQREKREICVDFCTQPAGPPFPPQEVQVHCGQSPGVLQVRWKPPLMTPNGTSNGAKVIGYAVCTKGQKIAEVMFPTADYVMVELNRIQGLEAREVIVRTLSAQGESQDSPVATIPPNLLASAHPPLHPMPPHAAQPPHLHPARPQAHPPPYPQTYPPSHPQPQIHPMPQPQPRAHTLPQPHSHPVPQLQPMPRPLLQPLPQPQPQPHPQPQPKPLASARESETKEQESSGPHHGTRLGPPWELARSPSPLPSAHPHTLEPPHVQGRRSPSPQRILPQPQGGPISNTAAKAIVREAAQRVAENNRVEKKNIFSERSGAVHPLNSDEEEDGYESPHARRRGASVDDFLRGSELGRQPPYSHSEEYQTESSRGSDLSDILEEDEEELYSEMQLEEGQRRGITSHSTLKILGTPPSVGGPPDRLDHSGRRPAHGGAPPQRRPMTVPSIDGYGGRDRHSPEYYDESEPEDLPRIFVALFDYDPLSMSPNPDGAEEELPFKEGQIIKVYGDKDTDGFYRGEVNGRTGLIPCNMVSEIQTEDEEMMEQLIKQGFLPLNTPVEKIERNRRSGRQQPVSTRRMVALYDYDPRESSPNVDVEAELTFCAGDIITVFGEIDEDGFYYGELNGHKGLVPSNFLEEVPDDVEVYLTDSPSCFAQDAPARTKTKRKKSVHFTP; the protein is encoded by the exons ATGCGAGAGGCCGCGGAGcggaggcagcagctgcagctggagcaTGAGCAGGCTTTGGCCGTCCTCACTGCCAAGCAGCAGGAGATCGACCTTCTGCAGAAG GCTCAAGTTGAAGCTAAGAAAGAGCACGAGGGAGCTGTCCTGCTGTTAGAG GCCAAAGTCCGAGAGCTGGAGGAGAAATGCAGGACGCAGAGTGAGCAGTTCAACCTCCTGTCCAAAGAGCTGGAGAAGTTCCGTCTGCAGGCGGGGAAGCTGGACCTGATCACCAGCGGGCCGCTGACGGCGCGCGAATCCCCCGACTCCCCCAACAAGTCCCTCTCCCAGCTCCTCAACGGTCTCTCCGCCCCCATCGGGAAAG GAAATGAGAGTCCAACGCACAGGGCCGTGATATCCGAGTTCATCCGACCGCTCCAGGTCACCGGAGAGAAGCCCGAACTCCTGTCCGTCAAACCTACGTTCCTGTCCAGGACCCGGGCCGGCAGTCCCCGTCCCGCAGTCCTACCAGAG ATGGACAGCGAACTGAGCTCCACCACCAGGTCCAAAGCCAGGTACACGGGGAAGGTGCGGCTCTGTATCGCTCGGTACAG CTATAACCCTTATGACGGCCCCAACGAGAACCCTGAGGCAGAGCTGCCCCTGGTGGCCGGGAAGTACCTCTACGTCTACGGGACCATGGATGAGGACGGATTCTACGAAG GAGAGCTGCTGGATGGCCAGAGAGGCCTCGTCCCCTCCAACTTCGTGGACTTCGTCCAGGACGAGGAGGTGTCCTCGGTCCAGCCGGGGGACGGCATCAAGGAACCGGGATACCTCGGCCACGGCGGCGCGGGGCTGGCCGGCCTCGGCGGCCTCGTGCAGGACTCCAAGCTGGACGGCCCCGGCGTGGGCGGCGGCTTGGTCGCGGACCTCCTGGGCTCGTGCAGCAACGGGACGGGGACCCTGGACGTCAGCATCGACGAGATCGGCGAAGACATCGTGCCTTACCCCCGCAAGATCACCCTGATCAAGCAGCTGGCCAAGAGCGTGATCGTGGGCTGGGAGCCGCCGCTCGTGCCCCCGGGCTGGGGCTCCATCGGCGGCTACAATGTCCTCGTGGACAAGGAGGTGCGCGCCACCGTGCCCTTCGGCGGCCGGACCAAGTCGCTCATCGAGAAACTCAACCTGGCCACCTGCACGTACCGCGTGTCGGTGCAGAGCGTGACGGAGCGCGGCCCGTCGGACGAACTGCGCTGCACCCTGCTGGTGGGCAAGGACGTGGTGGTGGCGCCCTACTGCGTGCGCGTCGACAACATCACGCAGGTGTCCGCCGAGCTCGCCTGGATGCCCAGCAACAGCAACTACAGCCACACCATCTTCGTCAACGACGCCGAGTACGACGCGGTGAAGGCCGCCAACTACAAGTACCAGTTCTTCAACCTGAAGCCCATGACAGTGTACAAAGTGAAGGTGGTGGCTCAGCCTCACCAGATGCCCTGGCAGCTGCCACTGGAGCAGAGGGAGAAGAGGGAGATCTGCGTGGACTTCTGCACCCAGCCCGCAG GACCCCCGTTCCCGCCACAGGAGGTGCAGGTGCACTGCGGACAGTCCCCAGGGGTCCTCCAGGTGCGCTGGAAACCCCCGCTGATGACACCCAACGGGACCTCCAACGGAGCCAAAGTCATCGGCTACGCCGTGTGCACCAAGGGCCAGAAG ATCGCTGAGGTGATGTTCCCGACGGCCGACTACGTCATGGTGGAGCTCAACAGGATCCAGGGTCTGGAGGCACGCGAGGTCATCGTGAGGACGCTGTCGGCGCAGGGGGAGTCGCAGGACTCTCCCGTCGCCACCATCCCCCCCAACCTCCTGGCGTCCGCACACCCGCCCCTGCACCCCATGCCCCCCCACGCTGCGCAGCCCCCGCACCTTCACCCAGCCCGGCCGCAGGCCCACCCTCCGCCCTACCCGCAGACCTACCCCCCTTCCCACCCGCAACCCCAAATCCACCCCAtgccccaaccccaaccccgaGCCCACACCCTGCCCCAGCCGCACTCGCACCCCGTGCCCCAGCTGCAGCCGATGCCCCGGCCGCTCCTCCAGCCCCTCCCGCAGCCGcagccccagccccaccctCAGCCGCAGCCCAAGCCATTAGCGAGTGCCCGAGAGAGCGAAACCAAAGAGCAGGAGTCGAGCGGGCCCCACCACGGCACCAGGCTGGGCCCCCCCTGGGAGCTGGCGCGCTCCCCCTCGCCCCTGCCGTCGGCGCACCCCCACACGCTCGAGCCCCCCCATGTCCAGGGGCGTCGCTCGCCCTCCCCCCAGAGAATCCTCCCGCAGCCCCAGGGGGGACCCATCTCCAACACGGCAGCCAAGGCCATCGTCCGCGAGGCGGCGCAGAGAGTGGCCGAGAACAACCGC gtggagaagaaaaacatcttcAGCGAGAGGAGCGGCGCCGTCCACCCGCTCAACtcggacgaggaggaggacgggtACGAGTCGCCCCACGCTCGGAGGCGGGGCGCGTCCGTCGATGACTTCCTGCGGGGTTCGGAGCTCGGCCGACAG CCGCCGTACAGCCACAGCGAGGAGTACCAGACGGAGAGCAGCCGGGGCTCCGACCTCTCCGACATcctggaggaggatgaggaggagctctactctgaaatgcagctggaggagggccAGCGGCGCGGCATCACCTCCCACAGCACGCTCAAG ATTTTAGGGACTCCCCCCTCGGTGGGCGGCCCCCCCGACCGGCTGGACCACTCAGGGCGGAGACCGGCTCACGGCGGCGCGCCCCCCCAGCGTCGGCCCATGACGGTCCCTTCCATCG ATGGGTACGGTGGCCGGGACCGGCATTCCCCAGAGTACTACGACGAGTCGGAACCGGAGGACTTGCCTCGGATATTTGTGGCTCTGTTTGACTACGACCCGCTGTCTATGTCGCCGAACCCCGATGGCGCCGAAGAGGAGCTGCCCTTCAAGGAAGGCCAGATCATTAAG GTGTATGGGGACAAGGACACAGATGGGTTCTACCGGGGCGAGGTCAACGGACGAACGGGCCTCATCCCCTGCAACATGGTGTCCGAGATCCAGACGGAGGACGAGGAAATGATGGAACAGCTGATCAAGCAGGGCTTCCTGCCCCTCAACACCCCCGTGGAGAAAATAG AGCGGAACCGTCGGAGCGGCCGACAGCAGCCCGTGTCCACGCGCAGGATGGTGGCGCTGTACGACTACGACCCCAGAGAGAGCTCCCCCAATGTGGACGTGGAG
- the rimbp2b gene encoding RIMS-binding protein 2 isoform X3: MREAAERRQQLQLEHEQALAVLTAKQQEIDLLQKAQVEAKKEHEGAVLLLENHLDSMQLRSIPRDLNAVQFLAKVRELEEKCRTQSEQFNLLSKELEKFRLQAGKLDLITSGPLTARESPDSPNKSLSQLLNGLSAPIGKGNESPTHRAVISEFIRPLQVTGEKPELLSVKPTFLSRTRAGSPRPAVLPEMDSELSSTTRSKARYTGKVRLCIARYSYNPYDGPNENPEAELPLVAGKYLYVYGTMDEDGFYEGELLDGQRGLVPSNFVDFVQDEEVSSVQPGDGIKEPGYLGHGGAGLAGLGGLVQDSKLDGPGVGGGLVADLLGSCSNGTGTLDVSIDEIGEDIVPYPRKITLIKQLAKSVIVGWEPPLVPPGWGSIGGYNVLVDKEVRATVPFGGRTKSLIEKLNLATCTYRVSVQSVTERGPSDELRCTLLVGKDVVVAPYCVRVDNITQVSAELAWMPSNSNYSHTIFVNDAEYDAVKAANYKYQFFNLKPMTVYKVKVVAQPHQMPWQLPLEQREKREICVDFCTQPAGPPFPPQEVQVHCGQSPGVLQVRWKPPLMTPNGTSNGAKVIGYAVCTKGQKIAEVMFPTADYVMVELNRIQGLEAREVIVRTLSAQGESQDSPVATIPPNLLASAHPPLHPMPPHAAQPPHLHPARPQAHPPPYPQTYPPSHPQPQIHPMPQPQPRAHTLPQPHSHPVPQLQPMPRPLLQPLPQPQPQPHPQPQPKPLASARESETKEQESSGPHHGTRLGPPWELARSPSPLPSAHPHTLEPPHVQGRRSPSPQRILPQPQGGPISNTAAKAIVREAAQRVAENNRVEKKNIFSERSGAVHPLNSDEEEDGYESPHARRRGASVDDFLRGSELGRQPPYSHSEEYQTESSRGSDLSDILEEDEEELYSEMQLEEGQRRGITSHSTLKAYYRRQDAGDEPDCWDLQREVVRRRSLRSKRLHSIPEVAEEELDGVEALGPGQRLRFDDPRPGTPRARHRACLQEPRVHRRLSPGKGGRRLPRQRSSPRFPESRQTTKSPDSGLDCGSEEEGSLGRRRRLEGPAAGGRKRTLTRQCSVEEDFADVPFAATKTVHVADLRSRELRCRPGRGAAHAEGALSEGRRNDARRLCRRDYRALSVTELSGSPEEPLILGTPPSVGGPPDRLDHSGRRPAHGGAPPQRRPMTVPSIEITMESNSEGSQGHVSPVKEDVYFGSVARRRKWSLQRSLASERRYDGYGGRDRHSPEYYDESEPEDLPRIFVALFDYDPLSMSPNPDGAEEELPFKEGQIIKVYGDKDTDGFYRGEVNGRTGLIPCNMVSEIQTEDEEMMEQLIKQGFLPLNTPVEKIVNCDRFRDGRSANRRSRKSKRERNRRSGRQQPVSTRRMVALYDYDPRESSPNVDVEAELTFCAGDIITVFGEIDEDGFYYGELNGHKGLVPSNFLEEVPDDVEVYLTDSPSCFAQDAPARTKTKRKKSVHFTP; this comes from the exons ATGCGAGAGGCCGCGGAGcggaggcagcagctgcagctggagcaTGAGCAGGCTTTGGCCGTCCTCACTGCCAAGCAGCAGGAGATCGACCTTCTGCAGAAG GCTCAAGTTGAAGCTAAGAAAGAGCACGAGGGAGCTGTCCTGCTGTTAGAG AACCACTTGGACAGCATGCAG TTGAGGAGCATTCCGCGCGATTTGAACGCAGTGCAGTTTTTG GCCAAAGTCCGAGAGCTGGAGGAGAAATGCAGGACGCAGAGTGAGCAGTTCAACCTCCTGTCCAAAGAGCTGGAGAAGTTCCGTCTGCAGGCGGGGAAGCTGGACCTGATCACCAGCGGGCCGCTGACGGCGCGCGAATCCCCCGACTCCCCCAACAAGTCCCTCTCCCAGCTCCTCAACGGTCTCTCCGCCCCCATCGGGAAAG GAAATGAGAGTCCAACGCACAGGGCCGTGATATCCGAGTTCATCCGACCGCTCCAGGTCACCGGAGAGAAGCCCGAACTCCTGTCCGTCAAACCTACGTTCCTGTCCAGGACCCGGGCCGGCAGTCCCCGTCCCGCAGTCCTACCAGAG ATGGACAGCGAACTGAGCTCCACCACCAGGTCCAAAGCCAGGTACACGGGGAAGGTGCGGCTCTGTATCGCTCGGTACAG CTATAACCCTTATGACGGCCCCAACGAGAACCCTGAGGCAGAGCTGCCCCTGGTGGCCGGGAAGTACCTCTACGTCTACGGGACCATGGATGAGGACGGATTCTACGAAG GAGAGCTGCTGGATGGCCAGAGAGGCCTCGTCCCCTCCAACTTCGTGGACTTCGTCCAGGACGAGGAGGTGTCCTCGGTCCAGCCGGGGGACGGCATCAAGGAACCGGGATACCTCGGCCACGGCGGCGCGGGGCTGGCCGGCCTCGGCGGCCTCGTGCAGGACTCCAAGCTGGACGGCCCCGGCGTGGGCGGCGGCTTGGTCGCGGACCTCCTGGGCTCGTGCAGCAACGGGACGGGGACCCTGGACGTCAGCATCGACGAGATCGGCGAAGACATCGTGCCTTACCCCCGCAAGATCACCCTGATCAAGCAGCTGGCCAAGAGCGTGATCGTGGGCTGGGAGCCGCCGCTCGTGCCCCCGGGCTGGGGCTCCATCGGCGGCTACAATGTCCTCGTGGACAAGGAGGTGCGCGCCACCGTGCCCTTCGGCGGCCGGACCAAGTCGCTCATCGAGAAACTCAACCTGGCCACCTGCACGTACCGCGTGTCGGTGCAGAGCGTGACGGAGCGCGGCCCGTCGGACGAACTGCGCTGCACCCTGCTGGTGGGCAAGGACGTGGTGGTGGCGCCCTACTGCGTGCGCGTCGACAACATCACGCAGGTGTCCGCCGAGCTCGCCTGGATGCCCAGCAACAGCAACTACAGCCACACCATCTTCGTCAACGACGCCGAGTACGACGCGGTGAAGGCCGCCAACTACAAGTACCAGTTCTTCAACCTGAAGCCCATGACAGTGTACAAAGTGAAGGTGGTGGCTCAGCCTCACCAGATGCCCTGGCAGCTGCCACTGGAGCAGAGGGAGAAGAGGGAGATCTGCGTGGACTTCTGCACCCAGCCCGCAG GACCCCCGTTCCCGCCACAGGAGGTGCAGGTGCACTGCGGACAGTCCCCAGGGGTCCTCCAGGTGCGCTGGAAACCCCCGCTGATGACACCCAACGGGACCTCCAACGGAGCCAAAGTCATCGGCTACGCCGTGTGCACCAAGGGCCAGAAG ATCGCTGAGGTGATGTTCCCGACGGCCGACTACGTCATGGTGGAGCTCAACAGGATCCAGGGTCTGGAGGCACGCGAGGTCATCGTGAGGACGCTGTCGGCGCAGGGGGAGTCGCAGGACTCTCCCGTCGCCACCATCCCCCCCAACCTCCTGGCGTCCGCACACCCGCCCCTGCACCCCATGCCCCCCCACGCTGCGCAGCCCCCGCACCTTCACCCAGCCCGGCCGCAGGCCCACCCTCCGCCCTACCCGCAGACCTACCCCCCTTCCCACCCGCAACCCCAAATCCACCCCAtgccccaaccccaaccccgaGCCCACACCCTGCCCCAGCCGCACTCGCACCCCGTGCCCCAGCTGCAGCCGATGCCCCGGCCGCTCCTCCAGCCCCTCCCGCAGCCGcagccccagccccaccctCAGCCGCAGCCCAAGCCATTAGCGAGTGCCCGAGAGAGCGAAACCAAAGAGCAGGAGTCGAGCGGGCCCCACCACGGCACCAGGCTGGGCCCCCCCTGGGAGCTGGCGCGCTCCCCCTCGCCCCTGCCGTCGGCGCACCCCCACACGCTCGAGCCCCCCCATGTCCAGGGGCGTCGCTCGCCCTCCCCCCAGAGAATCCTCCCGCAGCCCCAGGGGGGACCCATCTCCAACACGGCAGCCAAGGCCATCGTCCGCGAGGCGGCGCAGAGAGTGGCCGAGAACAACCGC gtggagaagaaaaacatcttcAGCGAGAGGAGCGGCGCCGTCCACCCGCTCAACtcggacgaggaggaggacgggtACGAGTCGCCCCACGCTCGGAGGCGGGGCGCGTCCGTCGATGACTTCCTGCGGGGTTCGGAGCTCGGCCGACAG CCGCCGTACAGCCACAGCGAGGAGTACCAGACGGAGAGCAGCCGGGGCTCCGACCTCTCCGACATcctggaggaggatgaggaggagctctactctgaaatgcagctggaggagggccAGCGGCGCGGCATCACCTCCCACAGCACGCTCAAG GCCTACTACAGGCGCCAGGACGCAGGGGATGAGCCCGACTGCTGGGACCTGCAGCGGGAGGTGGTGCGAAGGAGGTCCTTGCGCAGCAAGCGGCTGCACAGCATCCCCGAGGTGGCTGAGGAGGAGCTCGATGGCGTCGAGGCGCTGGGCCCGGGGCAGCGGCTGCGCTTCGACGACCCTCGGCCCGGCACCCCTCGCGCCCGCCACCGGGCCTGCCTCCAGGAGCCCCGGGTGCACCGCCGCCTCTCTCCGGGCAAAGGGGGCCGCAGGCTGCCCAGGCAGCGCTCCTCGCCACGCTTCCCCGAGAGCCGGCAGACCACCAAGAGCCCTGACAGCGGCCTGGACTGCGGCAGCGAGGAGGAAGGTTCGCTGGGCAGGCGGCGGCGCCTCGAAGGCCCCGCGGCCGGCGGCCGCAAGCGGACGCTCACTCGCCAGTGCAGCGTGGAGGAGGACTTCGCCGACGTCCCGTTCGCGGCGACCAAGACGGTGCACGTGGCGGATCTGAGGAGCCGGGAGCTGCGGTGCCGGCCGGGCCGCGGCGCGGCGCATGCCGAGGGCGCCCTGAGCGAGGGCCGCCGCAACGATGCGCGCAGGCTCTGCCGCAGAGACTATAGGGCACTCTCAGTGACAGAGCTGAGCGGGAGCCCGGAGGAGCCGCTG ATTTTAGGGACTCCCCCCTCGGTGGGCGGCCCCCCCGACCGGCTGGACCACTCAGGGCGGAGACCGGCTCACGGCGGCGCGCCCCCCCAGCGTCGGCCCATGACGGTCCCTTCCATCG AGATCACCATGGAGAGTAACAGTGAGGGGAGTCAGGGACACGTCTCACCTGTCAAGGAGGATGTTTACTTTGGCAGTGTAGCTCGACGCAGGAAATGGTCCTTACAGCGAAGTTTGGCCTCAGAGCGGCGATATG ATGGGTACGGTGGCCGGGACCGGCATTCCCCAGAGTACTACGACGAGTCGGAACCGGAGGACTTGCCTCGGATATTTGTGGCTCTGTTTGACTACGACCCGCTGTCTATGTCGCCGAACCCCGATGGCGCCGAAGAGGAGCTGCCCTTCAAGGAAGGCCAGATCATTAAG GTGTATGGGGACAAGGACACAGATGGGTTCTACCGGGGCGAGGTCAACGGACGAACGGGCCTCATCCCCTGCAACATGGTGTCCGAGATCCAGACGGAGGACGAGGAAATGATGGAACAGCTGATCAAGCAGGGCTTCCTGCCCCTCAACACCCCCGTGGAGAAAATAG TGAACTGCGATCGTTTTCGAGACGGCCGCTCGGCGAACCGCCGATCCCGAAAGTCAAAGCGAG AGCGGAACCGTCGGAGCGGCCGACAGCAGCCCGTGTCCACGCGCAGGATGGTGGCGCTGTACGACTACGACCCCAGAGAGAGCTCCCCCAATGTGGACGTGGAG